TAAAGCTAATCCTGATTGGACCATTACGTTGCTTCGTTACTTCAACCCTGTTGGTTCGCACCCAACAGGGGAAATGGGAGAAGATCCACAAGGCATTCCAAACAACCTGATGCCGTTTGTCTCTCAAGTAGCCGTTGGACGCAGAGAGTACTTATCTGTATTTGGTGATGATTATCCAACGCCAGATGGTACTGGTGTACGTGATTATATCCACGTAATGGATCTTGCGGATGGTCACATTGCAGCGCTGAAAACACTTAACGGTCAGGAAGCCTTGTCTATCTATAACCTAGGTACTGGTAACGGTACGAGCGTTCTAGATATGGTGAAAGCGTTTGAAGTTGCCTCAGGTAAAGAAGTCCCTTACAAAATCGTTGAGCGCCGCCCTGGTGATATCGCAGAGTGTTGGGCAGATCCAACTAAAGCTAACCAAGAGCTCAATTGGACGGCTACTCGCACACTAGTCGATATGACTACTGATGGCTGGCGTTGGCAGTCGCAAAATCCAGAAGGTTATCCAGAGTAAGACGTTTGATTTGCTTACCAATCTTTTAACAAAAGGCGCTAAATGCGCCTTTTTTTGATCTGAGTCGCTTAATTTATCGATTAAAAAGTAACATTTTGTTGAATATTTGATAAAATGGTTTCAGCACTTAATTTAACCTGTAAAATTAGTCTTGACGTACAAGGGGACTCCATGGAGTTAGCACTCATCATTACTTTCGTAGTAGCAGCGGTTGTAATGGTTAAAAAAGAAATGGCTGCAAAATAAGCTTCATTCATACATTTTGTTTACATACCTTTTAAATGAATGAAATTATTA
This is a stretch of genomic DNA from Vibrio maritimus. It encodes these proteins:
- the galE gene encoding UDP-glucose 4-epimerase GalE, yielding MNVLVTGGAGYIGSHTCVQLIEAGMTPIIFDNLYNAKAAVIDRIEKVSKTRPVFVKGDVRDKQALVEAMKTHNIDSVIHFAGLKAVGESVAKPIEYYDNNVNGTLVLVDAMREAGVKHLVFSSSATVYGDPASVPITESFPTSATNPYGRSKLMVEECLTDFHKANPDWTITLLRYFNPVGSHPTGEMGEDPQGIPNNLMPFVSQVAVGRREYLSVFGDDYPTPDGTGVRDYIHVMDLADGHIAALKTLNGQEALSIYNLGTGNGTSVLDMVKAFEVASGKEVPYKIVERRPGDIAECWADPTKANQELNWTATRTLVDMTTDGWRWQSQNPEGYPE